The following coding sequences lie in one Benincasa hispida cultivar B227 chromosome 6, ASM972705v1, whole genome shotgun sequence genomic window:
- the LOC120079010 gene encoding 26S proteasome non-ATPase regulatory subunit 9 has protein sequence MVASNLKSETMDLMQKRTAIEAQMNAIISRLCQPGGPGLSGNLVDSEGFPRSDIDIPVIRSERGRLTELRNDHMEITEKINQNIQVLHSAKPASNLSLSRDAGNTEGSNGSSVTTVASPSSNGISQSDSSTTMDIDANGGIPFALVDEIANASPAADDGLQLGDQVLKFGDVEGGDDLLRRLASETQSNQGRPVAVVVMRHGTPVNLTVTPRSWQGRGLLGCHFRMM, from the exons ATGGTGGCTTCCAATTTGAAATCGGAGACTATGGATCTGATGCAGAAGAGGACCGCTATCGAAGCCCAGATGAATGCCATCATTTCGCGCCTTTGTCAACCTGGCGGTCCTGGACTCTCTGGAAATCTTGTCGACTCTGAG GGGTTTCCTCGTTCAGATATTGACATTCCAGTTATTCGGTCTGAACGTGGTCGGCTTACTG AGCTGAGGAATGACCACATGGAGATCACAGAAAAGATTAATCAGAACATACAAGTTTTGCATTCTGCAAAGCCTGCTTCTAACTTGTCACTCTCTAGGGATGCAG GAAATACTGAGGGTTCAAATGGGTCATCTGTCACAACTGTTGCATCCCCATCCTCAAATGGTATTTCTCAGAGCGACTCTTCCACTACCATGGATATAGATGCAAATGGCGGTATACCTTTTGCACTGGTTGATGAAATAGCCAATGCATCGCCAGCAGCAGACGATGGATTACAACTAGGTGATCAAGTtcttaaatttggggatgtagAGGGCGGTGATGATCTGTTGCGTAGGCTTGCCTCTGAAACACAGAGTAATCAAGGTCGTCCAGTTGCTGTTGTGGTTATGAGACATGGTACTCCGGTCAATTTGACTGTGACACCTAGATCATGGCAAGGCCGGGGTCTTCTTGG ATGCCATTTTCGGATGATGTAG